The following are from one region of the Magallana gigas chromosome 6, xbMagGiga1.1, whole genome shotgun sequence genome:
- the LOC105327617 gene encoding BTB/POZ domain-containing protein KCTD7 isoform X2, whose translation MLAAMFSGNYDVKMDQHGRYFIDADGENFHYILNYLRYGELPPQEISPKIYREAVYFGLQGMVEELEKHPIFLAKIHRESFRAQFPGYTKLVNSIINKVHQESSKNKETVSSMLLTLFAKDKKPKLETFDKNHWCTLKSKNKKKAKTDFILGPWTSKSTEKEVMDCIAFDLRERGFSLTQEGVGQCSYKCDSAPDYPGEATVENCPRSVFKLTFYWWK comes from the coding sequence ATGCTAGCCGCCATGTTCAGTGGGAACTATGATGTGAAGATGGACCAACATGGCCGCTACTTCATTGATGCGGATGGGGAGAACTTCCACTATATTCTGAACTACCTCAGGTATGGGGAGCTTCCCCCACAAGAGATCTCTCCAAAGATTTACAGGGAGGCGGTGTACTTCGGTCTACAGGGGATGGTAGAGGAGTTAGAAAAGCACCCAATATTCCTCGCAAAGATCCACAGGGAAAGTTTTAGAGCCCAATTTCCAGGCTACACAAAACTGGTGAACTCCATAATAAACAAAGTTCATCAGGAGTCATCCAAAAACAAGGAGACTGTTTCATCAATGCTGCTCACTCTATTCGCAAAGGACAAAAAACCCAAACTGGAGACATTTGACAAGAACCATTGGTGCACTTTGAAATCCAAGAACAAAAAGAAAGCAAAAACAGATTTTATTCTGGGTCCCTGGACGAGCAAGTCGACAGAGAAGGAAGTGATGGACTGTATTGCGTTTGACCTGAGGGAGCGGGGGTTTAGTCTGACCCAGGAGGGGGTCGGTCAGTGTTCCTATAAATGTGACAGTGCCCCAGACTACCCAGGGGAGGCTACTGTAGAAAACTGCCCTAGATCCGTTTTcaaattgactttttattgGTGGAAATAA
- the LOC105327617 gene encoding BTB/POZ domain-containing protein KCTD7 isoform X1 encodes MEKKFPPVIELNVGGKHYTTTLLTLVKCKDTMLAAMFSGNYDVKMDQHGRYFIDADGENFHYILNYLRYGELPPQEISPKIYREAVYFGLQGMVEELEKHPIFLAKIHRESFRAQFPGYTKLVNSIINKVHQESSKNKETVSSMLLTLFAKDKKPKLETFDKNHWCTLKSKNKKKAKTDFILGPWTSKSTEKEVMDCIAFDLRERGFSLTQEGVGQCSYKCDSAPDYPGEATVENCPRSVFKLTFYWWK; translated from the exons ATGGAGAAAAAA TTTCCGCCAGTCATTGAACTGAATGTGGGAGGAAAACATTACACCACCACCTTGCTCACCCTCGTAAAATGTAAGGACACCATGCTAGCCGCCATGTTCAGTGGGAACTATGATGTGAAGATGGACCAACATGGCCGCTACTTCATTGATGCGGATGGGGAGAACTTCCACTATATTCTGAACTACCTCAGGTATGGGGAGCTTCCCCCACAAGAGATCTCTCCAAAGATTTACAGGGAGGCGGTGTACTTCGGTCTACAGGGGATGGTAGAGGAGTTAGAAAAGCACCCAATATTCCTCGCAAAGATCCACAGGGAAAGTTTTAGAGCCCAATTTCCAGGCTACACAAAACTGGTGAACTCCATAATAAACAAAGTTCATCAGGAGTCATCCAAAAACAAGGAGACTGTTTCATCAATGCTGCTCACTCTATTCGCAAAGGACAAAAAACCCAAACTGGAGACATTTGACAAGAACCATTGGTGCACTTTGAAATCCAAGAACAAAAAGAAAGCAAAAACAGATTTTATTCTGGGTCCCTGGACGAGCAAGTCGACAGAGAAGGAAGTGATGGACTGTATTGCGTTTGACCTGAGGGAGCGGGGGTTTAGTCTGACCCAGGAGGGGGTCGGTCAGTGTTCCTATAAATGTGACAGTGCCCCAGACTACCCAGGGGAGGCTACTGTAGAAAACTGCCCTAGATCCGTTTTcaaattgactttttattgGTGGAAATAA
- the LOC105327615 gene encoding MFS-type transporter SLC18B1, giving the protein MSLADKDRRGGAPPSGAYHPVDSTDRDPEPSLYSSVEGGGDHEVAIPSSEYAKIQEVEEGGSDRPAKAFSLCEIPREKKILLLMMAVCNFCAAANFSILGPFFPGEAARKGTSLTLVGLIFGIFELVSFLASPIFGNYMTKIGTKFLFVSGVLVSGICTILFGVLYYCPGGYRFILLCFLCRTLEALASAAFVTSSYAILADAFPKYIATVVGYLELFTGVGMMVGPAIGGGLYSLSGYSLPFYVLGCVLVAAGIVSFFIMPKLDSVHRTLSISVLHLLKSPLVWFVAGCIISGSYSISYLEATLAGHLNKLEIGTVSVSLMFLIPPALYAITSPVWGWVSDSKNYVVSLVTAGALLTSIFFFTLGPSPLFSFLPFSLWLVSLSLVGVGIFLSCLLIPSFTAILVGAERLGMEDNLGTFGIVSGFFNSCYSLGAFMGPISGSALLEVAGFGWGSTLCSGLLLLTGLVLLVFMTVCRMHLTEVKPLLHRQRKFSFRHGRRSADIEMESGFVDREENGAL; this is encoded by the exons ATGTCTCTAGCTGACAAAGATCGAAGGGGCGGGGCTCCACCGTCCGGGGCCTATCACCCCGTGGACAGTACGGACCGTGACCCCGAACCCTCGCTGTACTCCAGCGTGGAGGGGGGTGGGGATCACGAGGTGGCGATCCCCAGCTCGGAGTATGCCAAGATCCAGGAGGTGGAAGAGGGGGGATCGGACCGCCCAGCGAAGGCCTTCTCCCTGTGTGAGATACCTCGAGAGAAGAAGATCCTCCTCCTGATGATGGCCGTCTGTAACTTCTGTGCTGCCGCCAACTTCTCCATCCTCGGACCTTTCTTCCCAGGAGag GCGGCAAGGAAGGGCACGAGTTTGACCCTTGTTGGTCTGATTTTTGGCATCTTTGAGCTGGTTTCCTTTCTAGCATCTCCGATCTTTGGAAATTAC ATGACaaaaattggcaccaaattCCTGTTTGTTTCTGGTGTGCTTGTAAGTGGAATTTGTACAATTTTGTTTGG GGTCCTGTACTACTGCCCCGGGGGGTACAGGTTTATCCTCCTGTGTTTCTTGTGTCGAACTTTGGAAGCTCTGGCATCTGCAGCCTTTGTCACCTCCAGCTATGCCATTCTTGCTGATGCATTTCCAAAGTACATTGCCACTGTAGTG GGCTACCTTGAGTTGTTTACAGGGGTAGGGATGATGGTAGGGCCAGCTATTGGTGGAGGACTGTACTCA TTGAGTGGCTACAGTCTCCCGTTCTATGTGCTGGGCTGTGTGTTAGTAGCAGCAGGGATCGTCAGCTTCTTCATCATGCCCAAACTTGACA GTGTCCATCGCACTCTGTCCATATCTGTCCTCCACCTGCTGAAGAGTCCACTAGTGTGGTTTGTGGCTGGTTGCATCATAAGTGGGTCCTACAGCATCAGTTACCTGGAGGCAACTTTAGCGGGTCACCTAAACAAA CTGGAAATTGGGACAGTGTCTGTGAGTCTGATGTTCCTTATTCCACCAGCTCTCTACGCGATCACCTCCCCGGTGTGGGGCTGGGTCTCGGACTCAAAG AACTACGTGGTTTCCCTGGTGACGGCAGGTGCCCTCCTGACctccatttttttcttcaccCTGGGACCCTCACCCTTGTTTTCATTCCTTCCTTT CTCCCTATGGCTGGTGTCACTGTCCCTCGTGGGGGTCGGGATTTTCCTCAGCTGTCTCCTGATTCCCAGCTTCACCGCAATCCTTGTGGGAGCAGA GCGTCTAGGAATGGAAGATAACCTGGGTACATTTGGAATTGTATCTGGATTCTTCAACTCATGTTATTCACTAGG AGCCTTCATGGGCCCGATCTCAGGGAGTGCCCTGCTGGAGGTTGCTGGGTTTGGCTGGGGGTCAACTCTGTGTTCTGGTCTGCTCCTCCTGACG GGATTGGTACTTCTAGTCTTTATGACAGTATGTAGAATGCATCTAACAGAAGTAAAGCCTCTACTCCACAGACAGCGGAAATTCTCCTTTAG GCATGGCAGAAGATCAGCAGACATTGAGATGGAGAGTGGATTTGTGGACAGGGAGGAGAATGGGGCGTTATAG